In Streptomyces sp. NBC_00341, the DNA window GCGCCGGAATCCAGCAGCGCAGCGCGGCAGACCATCCGCCCCGCGGCTCGACGACGAGCGCGGTCGAGGTCCGCCGGAGCTCCCGCCGCAGCAGAACGGTCTCCGCGTACCGGGAGGGCGACCGCACGATCGTGCTGATCCCCGCCCGGATGTCCGAGGCCGAGGAGCGGCGCTGGGTGAGCGTGATGCTCGACAAGCTGGCCGCCCAGGAGAGCAGACGCATTCCCGGTGACAGCGAGCTCGCCGAGCGGGCGGAGCGGCTGTCCGCGCAGTATTTCGACGGCCGGGCCAGACCCGTCTCGGTCCGGTGGGTGACCAACCAGAACACCAGGTGGG includes these proteins:
- a CDS encoding M48 family metallopeptidase, encoding MPADPSPGLAGETPARSAGIQQRSAADHPPRGSTTSAVEVRRSSRRSRTVSAYREGDRTIVLIPARMSEAEERRWVSVMLDKLAAQESRRIPGDSELAERAERLSAQYFDGRARPVSVRWVTNQNTRWGSCTPAEGSIRLSHRLQGMPEYVVDYVLVHELAHLLVPGHGPRFWRLLDAYPRTERARGYLEGVVAADRLPHLPAARGE